From a single Deltaproteobacteria bacterium IMCC39524 genomic region:
- a CDS encoding DUF3488 and transglutaminase-like domain-containing protein: MVRIKRLLDILSGVVALLCMGPILAYLDLPLLLIALIAIPVGFWCDRRERYPLPVWLATLIALCGMALYAMQITRAEVAIPVVHAMLVLLVVRLLTPKESRDYLQIFVLALFILAGASLINLEIGFALYLVLLVFAVTLGLVLLTVHVTDQKLLMTRQDLKKLIKVGLVLPAISLLLMLVFFVVLPRTRHPLWNFLNPSSKGQVGLAETVQPGSFSQISANNALAFRAEGPELAPEDRYWRALVLNQPKEGRWVRSTPPKTGGSRIDGPAPLTFTIYPEPRSDRYLMTLDRPLLVDGIRNNQTVDQMFIARSAIDHRFRYEVRASPGALLKVSGDVDRDFYLRPPLVVSPRMRALASRILTQGDDVSVRIEALADFFRNQELSYAQDDLPSGPDAIDSFLFEKKRGYCEFFASAYITLARLAGIPARLVGGYYGGDYNPMGGYYLVGEATAHVWVEVLAADNSWQRIDPSQWAINAETTLGLRDREQLNPFRQLADSLNYHWVQAVVVFDLKQQITIFRETRAKLRNLRSVQAPEQLGKVVVALLLGIGLVVCSFALRRKPKEVRLLGELRKKLEQRYGADIFQPGSGLAEIGEQVDSDICREFARIYYGAIFRDRSLTAQEFSQLKNLLKKL; the protein is encoded by the coding sequence ATGGTCAGGATCAAAAGACTCCTTGATATACTCTCCGGTGTCGTCGCCCTGCTCTGCATGGGCCCGATCCTGGCATACCTCGATCTGCCGCTGCTGCTAATCGCGCTGATCGCGATCCCGGTCGGCTTCTGGTGTGATCGCCGGGAACGTTATCCCCTGCCGGTCTGGCTGGCAACGCTGATTGCTCTGTGCGGCATGGCTTTGTATGCCATGCAGATCACCCGCGCCGAGGTTGCCATTCCGGTCGTGCACGCCATGCTGGTTCTGCTGGTTGTGCGCCTGTTGACTCCAAAGGAGAGTCGAGATTATCTGCAGATCTTCGTGCTGGCGCTCTTTATCCTCGCCGGAGCGTCCCTGATCAACCTCGAAATAGGTTTCGCCCTCTACCTGGTGCTGCTGGTCTTCGCTGTAACACTCGGTCTGGTGCTTTTAACGGTTCATGTCACCGACCAGAAGTTGCTCATGACACGTCAGGATCTGAAAAAGCTGATCAAGGTTGGCCTCGTTCTGCCGGCGATTTCCCTGCTCCTGATGTTGGTCTTCTTCGTCGTTCTGCCAAGAACCCGACATCCCCTCTGGAATTTTCTCAACCCGTCGAGCAAAGGCCAGGTGGGCCTCGCCGAGACGGTGCAGCCGGGCAGTTTCTCCCAGATTTCAGCAAATAACGCTCTGGCCTTTCGTGCAGAAGGGCCCGAGCTTGCCCCTGAAGACCGCTACTGGCGAGCCCTGGTTCTCAATCAGCCGAAAGAGGGGCGTTGGGTCCGCAGCACACCTCCTAAAACAGGGGGCAGCAGGATTGATGGCCCCGCGCCGCTGACCTTCACCATTTACCCGGAGCCACGTAGCGATCGCTACCTAATGACCCTGGATCGGCCGTTGCTCGTCGATGGCATCCGCAATAACCAGACCGTTGATCAGATGTTTATCGCCCGAAGCGCCATCGATCATCGCTTCCGCTACGAAGTACGAGCCAGCCCGGGGGCTCTGCTGAAAGTCTCCGGTGACGTGGATCGCGATTTTTATCTGCGCCCGCCTCTTGTGGTCTCTCCGCGAATGCGCGCCTTAGCCAGCAGGATTCTCACTCAGGGTGACGATGTGTCCGTGCGAATTGAGGCTTTGGCGGACTTTTTCCGCAATCAGGAGTTGAGCTACGCCCAGGATGACCTGCCGTCCGGACCCGATGCAATCGACTCCTTTCTCTTCGAGAAGAAACGTGGCTATTGCGAATTCTTTGCCTCGGCGTACATTACCCTGGCCCGACTGGCTGGCATTCCGGCACGCCTGGTCGGTGGTTACTACGGCGGTGATTACAACCCGATGGGTGGTTATTACCTGGTGGGAGAAGCAACCGCCCATGTCTGGGTTGAGGTCTTGGCTGCCGACAACAGTTGGCAGCGCATCGACCCCAGCCAATGGGCGATTAATGCCGAGACAACTCTGGGCTTGCGTGACAGGGAGCAGCTGAACCCTTTTCGGCAATTGGCCGACAGCCTTAATTACCACTGGGTGCAGGCGGTCGTTGTCTTCGACCTGAAGCAGCAGATCACGATCTTTCGAGAGACGCGAGCAAAATTACGCAACTTACGTTCAGTGCAGGCACCGGAACAGCTGGGGAAAGTGGTCGTCGCCCTGCTGCTGGGTATAGGGTTGGTTGTGTGTTCCTTTGCCTTGCGGCGAAAGCCCAAAGAGGTGCGCCTGCTGGGTGAGCTTCGCAAGAAGCTTGAACAGCGCTACGGAGCAGATATATTCCAGCCTGGTTCTGGCTTGGCGGAGATTGGTGAACAAGTGGATAGTGATATTTGTCGAGAGTTTGCCAGAATCTATTACGGTGCTATCTTCCGTGACCGCAGCTTGACGGCCCAGGAATTCAGCCAATTGAAAAACTTGTTGAAGAAGCTTTAA
- the pcnB gene encoding polynucleotide adenylyltransferase PcnB yields MRLEFPEGGEEDRLSMAGSPSNINETAGPPVILSRSAHGVSRKQIDENTLKVLYRLHRHGYQAYLVGGSVRDLLLGRTPKDFDIGTDATPQQVKKLFRNCFLVGRRFRLAHVRFGRDLVIEVATFRRHPHPDELPEDPGEHSFFVQNQFGTPREDAFRRDFTINALFYNIADFSIIDYVGGLKDLENRQLRVIGDPRVRFEEDPVRMLRALEFSARLDFSLDAETLAGISEKAPLISAAAPARVREELMELFRHGVGAAVLKRAQDLGLMQPMMGGYQPGESTFKLLELLNQYFRKGGHVDESMILAALFIDRFWHKCPAQSALPINEVLHSAGHLLTPYCTHFRLAHGLRHQAREMLVGCYRFTRGLGHRGQKRFLQNPAAARAFVLFRLWNQAIDGDPEQLEVWQKALHRGPDQASHAEPQASRRTHHRPRRRRPKKPATA; encoded by the coding sequence TTGCGCCTTGAGTTTCCTGAAGGCGGCGAGGAAGACAGACTCTCCATGGCCGGCTCTCCATCAAACATAAACGAAACAGCCGGTCCCCCGGTGATATTATCCCGTTCAGCCCACGGCGTCTCCCGCAAACAGATTGACGAAAATACGCTTAAAGTCCTCTATCGATTGCATCGCCACGGCTACCAGGCCTACCTGGTCGGCGGCAGCGTTCGTGACCTGCTGCTGGGCAGGACGCCGAAGGACTTCGATATCGGCACCGACGCGACACCACAGCAGGTGAAGAAGCTGTTTCGCAACTGTTTCCTGGTCGGGCGCAGGTTTCGGCTTGCCCATGTCCGGTTCGGTCGCGACCTGGTCATTGAGGTCGCCACCTTCCGGCGCCACCCCCACCCCGATGAGCTGCCGGAAGATCCCGGGGAACACAGCTTTTTTGTTCAGAATCAGTTCGGCACACCGCGTGAGGATGCTTTCCGGCGCGACTTCACCATTAATGCGCTCTTCTACAATATTGCTGACTTTTCGATTATAGATTATGTCGGTGGCTTGAAGGATCTCGAGAATCGCCAGTTACGGGTGATCGGTGATCCGAGGGTTCGCTTCGAGGAAGACCCGGTGCGCATGCTGCGTGCCCTGGAGTTCAGCGCCCGGCTCGATTTTTCTCTTGATGCTGAGACCTTGGCAGGGATTTCGGAGAAGGCACCCTTAATCTCTGCGGCCGCTCCGGCCAGGGTCCGTGAAGAGTTGATGGAACTCTTCCGCCACGGTGTCGGGGCAGCAGTCCTCAAGCGTGCACAGGATCTCGGGCTGATGCAGCCGATGATGGGTGGCTACCAACCGGGAGAGTCGACCTTTAAGCTGCTCGAACTCCTTAACCAGTATTTCAGGAAGGGGGGGCATGTCGATGAAAGCATGATTCTGGCTGCTCTCTTTATCGATCGCTTCTGGCACAAATGCCCGGCACAGTCGGCGCTGCCGATTAATGAAGTTTTACACTCGGCCGGGCATCTGTTAACACCCTACTGCACACACTTTCGTCTTGCTCACGGTTTGCGCCATCAGGCGCGAGAAATGCTGGTTGGTTGCTATCGCTTTACCCGTGGACTCGGTCATCGGGGACAGAAACGTTTTTTGCAAAATCCGGCAGCAGCGCGTGCTTTTGTGCTGTTTCGCCTCTGGAATCAGGCGATTGACGGCGATCCAGAGCAGCTGGAAGTCTGGCAGAAAGCGTTGCATAGAGGCCCCGATCAGGCCAGTCATGCCGAGCCGCAAGCGAGCCGCCGGACCCATCATCGGCCACGGCGCAGACGGCCTAAGAAGCCGGCCACGGCCTAA
- the miaA gene encoding tRNA (adenosine(37)-N6)-dimethylallyltransferase MiaA, protein MNLLVLLGPTASGKTHLAVQAAHQLDGEIISADSRQVYRGLDIGSGKDLEEYGSTLYHLIDITNPGYEFSLFDFAQAFSQAFSEIKSRNHLPILCGGTGLYLDAVLQGYELVKVGENKVLRQELEPLPLASLQERLQALRPEQHNTTDLEDRCRLIRAIEIAVGEEQATARALELPDLNPRIFGLRWPRELLRKRITQRLRQRLEQGMIEEVEGLHKAGVTWETLDFYGLEYRFVGQYLQGQLNRNDLFQKLNSAIQQFAKRQETWFRRMERQGVVIHWLEGEADPVAEMLAACQDYAR, encoded by the coding sequence ATGAATCTCCTTGTTCTGCTCGGGCCGACGGCTTCGGGGAAAACTCATCTGGCCGTTCAGGCCGCCCACCAGCTTGATGGCGAGATCATCTCGGCTGACTCGCGGCAGGTTTATCGTGGTCTGGATATTGGCAGCGGCAAGGACCTCGAAGAATACGGATCAACACTCTATCATCTTATCGATATAACCAATCCCGGCTACGAGTTCAGTCTGTTCGACTTTGCCCAGGCTTTCAGCCAGGCGTTTAGCGAGATCAAGAGCCGCAATCATCTACCGATCCTGTGCGGAGGGACGGGTCTCTACCTTGACGCCGTGCTGCAAGGATATGAGTTGGTGAAAGTCGGTGAGAACAAGGTATTACGTCAGGAGCTGGAGCCTCTGCCCCTTGCCTCTTTGCAAGAACGATTACAAGCCCTGCGCCCGGAGCAGCACAACACAACGGACCTCGAGGACCGCTGCCGCTTGATCCGGGCGATTGAAATCGCGGTCGGTGAAGAGCAGGCGACGGCCAGGGCCCTGGAACTTCCTGATTTAAACCCCAGAATTTTCGGCCTGCGCTGGCCACGGGAGCTGTTGAGGAAACGTATCACGCAACGGCTGCGGCAGCGTCTCGAACAGGGCATGATCGAAGAGGTCGAGGGCCTGCATAAGGCTGGCGTCACCTGGGAGACGTTAGACTTTTACGGCCTGGAATACCGTTTCGTCGGCCAGTACCTGCAAGGGCAACTGAACCGCAACGACCTTTTTCAGAAGTTGAACAGCGCCATTCAACAATTTGCCAAACGTCAGGAGACCTGGTTTCGTCGCATGGAACGTCAGGGTGTTGTGATCCACTGGCTGGAGGGTGAAGCCGATCCCGTCGCCGAGATGCTCGCCGCCTGTCAGGATTATGCCAGATGA
- a CDS encoding glycosyltransferase family 2 protein yields MSHFPAAVQRYLDKRVAKGPWTVTGAENSSFTGAVVIPSLAEADSLFATLQSLEANPAQWRDSFLVLVVVNHGEQACNEEKQQNLQDLTRLIEYSAESTLPLAWIDAASPALEIPAKQAGVGFVRKLGMDLALTCLDWQKEPLLVCLDADTLVEPNYLQTIVTHFQQSPLGAAVLPFRHQKAEDALQQAAIERYELFMRSYVYGLRLAGSPYAFNSVGSAIACRAEAYVRCGGMNNRKAGEDFYFLQKLAKTDGVDRMTGTRVFPEPRVSSRVPFGTGRSMGRLLEGDTEGVLFYPVAAFEVLSGWLLNVTQNLAADANLLFSRAEKISAVLADYLVQIDWHATWPKLQKNHPTEKGRAEAFHSWFDGFRTLRLIHLLCDAGLSRGEPQEMLPDFFTWDGRDCPKTVPAMLEELRLCDQPSFTTSDND; encoded by the coding sequence ATGAGCCATTTCCCTGCAGCTGTTCAGCGTTACCTGGACAAGCGTGTCGCCAAAGGCCCCTGGACTGTTACCGGCGCTGAGAACAGCTCTTTTACCGGCGCCGTAGTGATTCCGTCTCTGGCAGAAGCGGACAGTCTCTTTGCCACATTACAAAGTCTGGAGGCGAACCCGGCACAATGGAGAGACTCTTTCCTGGTGCTGGTGGTTGTCAATCATGGCGAGCAGGCTTGCAATGAAGAGAAGCAACAAAACCTTCAGGATTTGACCCGACTTATCGAATACTCTGCAGAGTCCACGCTTCCCCTGGCCTGGATTGACGCCGCCAGTCCAGCCCTTGAAATCCCGGCCAAGCAAGCCGGTGTGGGCTTTGTCAGAAAGCTGGGGATGGATCTTGCCCTAACCTGTCTGGACTGGCAGAAGGAACCACTGTTGGTCTGCCTCGATGCTGACACCCTGGTGGAGCCGAATTACCTGCAGACCATCGTGACTCATTTCCAGCAATCACCCCTGGGTGCGGCTGTCCTGCCCTTTCGCCACCAGAAAGCAGAAGACGCTCTGCAACAGGCAGCGATCGAGCGTTATGAGCTGTTTATGCGCAGCTACGTTTATGGTTTGCGCCTGGCCGGATCACCCTATGCCTTCAACAGCGTAGGGAGTGCTATCGCCTGTCGGGCAGAGGCTTATGTGCGCTGCGGCGGGATGAACAATCGAAAGGCTGGAGAAGATTTCTACTTCTTGCAAAAACTGGCCAAAACCGACGGCGTTGACCGGATGACCGGCACCAGGGTGTTTCCGGAGCCGCGTGTTTCGTCGCGGGTCCCCTTCGGTACCGGCCGCAGCATGGGCCGCCTGCTGGAGGGGGACACAGAAGGCGTGCTCTTTTATCCTGTTGCTGCGTTCGAGGTTCTGTCGGGCTGGTTGCTTAACGTCACGCAGAATCTTGCCGCTGATGCGAACCTGCTGTTCAGCCGTGCCGAAAAGATCTCTGCTGTCCTGGCTGATTATCTTGTGCAGATCGACTGGCATGCAACCTGGCCGAAATTACAGAAAAACCACCCGACTGAAAAAGGGCGCGCAGAAGCTTTCCACTCCTGGTTTGATGGTTTCCGGACCCTGCGACTGATTCACCTGCTTTGCGATGCAGGCTTGTCGCGCGGTGAACCGCAAGAGATGCTGCCTGATTTTTTCACCTGGGATGGTCGCGACTGCCCAAAAACTGTGCCCGCCATGCTGGAAGAGCTGCGCCTTTGCGATCAGCCTTCGTTTACAACCTCAGATAACGACTGA
- a CDS encoding PilZ domain-containing protein, whose product MSESENTDYTEEQKNKRRAVRAPLIVEKIPCGDGYKTLFGYAKNVSRGGLFITTVKPREPGDTFLIELTLPTKPPCKVRCQCEVVWKRLFKRKDHHEPGMGLRFLDLAKGDGDKIEAWVEEQTTKFTG is encoded by the coding sequence ATGAGTGAGTCTGAAAACACCGATTACACCGAGGAACAGAAGAACAAACGCCGGGCCGTAAGGGCACCGTTAATCGTGGAAAAAATCCCCTGTGGAGATGGTTACAAAACCCTCTTCGGCTACGCCAAGAATGTCAGCCGCGGGGGTCTGTTCATCACGACGGTGAAGCCTCGAGAGCCAGGAGATACATTCCTCATCGAGTTGACCTTGCCGACCAAACCGCCATGCAAGGTGCGTTGCCAGTGCGAAGTGGTCTGGAAACGCCTCTTCAAGCGCAAGGACCACCATGAACCTGGAATGGGCCTGCGTTTTCTTGATCTTGCCAAGGGCGATGGTGACAAAATTGAAGCATGGGTCGAGGAACAGACGACGAAGTTTACAGGGTAG
- a CDS encoding ferritin family protein, with the protein MPQEMKMIEAIKMAIQTEKDVMDFYLKAAALTENERGKKVFEQLASEEREHAGHFFKIYTGSDLGSFEDFMAQPPSASHSMLKQLEKALDENVHERKAMELAMQEEEDLLKNLRMTASRIVDPGVRAVFDRMAEETENHYAIIESEYAHMMGMVHETDIDTYVRE; encoded by the coding sequence ATGCCCCAGGAAATGAAAATGATTGAGGCGATCAAGATGGCTATCCAGACCGAAAAAGACGTTATGGATTTTTATCTCAAAGCAGCGGCCTTAACGGAAAACGAACGTGGCAAGAAGGTGTTCGAGCAGTTGGCCAGTGAAGAACGCGAGCATGCCGGACATTTTTTCAAGATCTACACCGGCAGTGATCTTGGTTCCTTTGAAGATTTTATGGCTCAACCGCCTTCAGCCAGCCATTCCATGCTTAAGCAACTGGAGAAAGCTCTTGATGAAAATGTCCATGAGCGCAAAGCGATGGAACTGGCCATGCAGGAAGAGGAGGATCTTCTCAAAAACCTGCGCATGACTGCTTCCCGAATTGTTGACCCCGGCGTACGTGCCGTCTTCGACCGCATGGCCGAGGAAACGGAAAATCACTACGCTATCATTGAATCGGAGTATGCTCACATGATGGGCATGGTCCACGAAACGGATATTGATACCTATGTACGAGAATAA
- a CDS encoding response regulator transcription factor gives MAIKLVAADPHPLSLLGLAQLLKSEPGLELLASCTTAAETIKAVWKEQPDILLLDINLPDRKGLDLINELKNSSLEVMVVILTTAMDEDQTIDALRYGVKGVVLKDMPAHLLLQCLQKVAAGGLWMEKESIGHAFEKMLHREAGMRRLATILTARETEVMRCVAGGLSNQQIAEKLIVREGTIKIHVHNIYRKLGITNRVDLTLYAQKRGLV, from the coding sequence ATGGCCATTAAATTGGTTGCTGCGGATCCACACCCACTCTCTCTTCTCGGTTTGGCCCAGCTATTGAAATCAGAACCTGGACTTGAGCTTCTTGCCAGTTGCACGACAGCGGCAGAGACCATTAAGGCGGTGTGGAAAGAGCAACCTGATATCCTGCTTCTTGATATCAACCTGCCTGATCGCAAAGGACTTGATCTGATAAACGAGCTGAAAAACAGCTCGCTTGAGGTCATGGTCGTTATCCTGACAACGGCCATGGATGAAGATCAGACGATTGATGCCCTTCGTTATGGGGTCAAAGGTGTGGTCCTGAAGGACATGCCCGCCCACCTGTTGTTGCAGTGTCTGCAAAAAGTGGCTGCCGGGGGCTTGTGGATGGAGAAAGAGTCTATTGGTCATGCCTTTGAGAAAATGCTGCATCGAGAGGCGGGGATGAGGCGTCTTGCGACAATTCTCACGGCCCGGGAGACTGAGGTCATGCGCTGTGTCGCCGGCGGTCTGAGTAACCAGCAGATTGCAGAAAAGCTCATTGTCCGTGAGGGTACGATTAAGATTCATGTCCACAATATTTACCGTAAACTGGGCATTACCAATCGCGTTGATCTGACACTTTATGCACAGAAGAGAGGTCTGGTGTAG
- a CDS encoding PilZ domain-containing protein: MTHPSEKRASQRIQVEVPVYIGQEKAVTRDVSWTGIFFLTDQAFVQGGSLNFSLDLSYAVPGKPIKLDCQGEVIRIEQFGEKFGIAARINDFQYLH, encoded by the coding sequence ATGACCCATCCCTCAGAAAAAAGAGCTTCGCAGCGTATTCAGGTTGAGGTTCCAGTTTACATCGGACAAGAGAAAGCCGTTACGCGTGACGTCAGTTGGACGGGGATTTTTTTCCTGACTGATCAAGCCTTTGTTCAAGGGGGGTCGTTAAATTTCTCATTGGATCTTAGTTATGCTGTGCCGGGAAAGCCGATCAAGTTGGACTGCCAGGGCGAAGTTATTCGCATAGAGCAGTTCGGCGAAAAGTTTGGCATCGCAGCAAGGATAAATGATTTTCAGTACCTTCACTAA